From Pongo pygmaeus isolate AG05252 chromosome 2, NHGRI_mPonPyg2-v2.0_pri, whole genome shotgun sequence, a single genomic window includes:
- the FRG2C gene encoding LOW QUALITY PROTEIN: protein FRG2-like-2 (The sequence of the model RefSeq protein was modified relative to this genomic sequence to represent the inferred CDS: deleted 1 base in 1 codon; substituted 1 base at 1 genomic stop codon) — translation MGKGNEDADLHCSSIQCSTDQPPFQQISFTEKGSDEKKPFKGKGKTAFSHSSEKHTQRQAGSEPHPNKENSEETKLKAGNSTAGSEPESSSYRENCRKTKISSKDSCQDRAGNCPEEECSLTLNKKSRSSTAVHNSEIQETCDVHHRGHSRVRTGRSERHRSRALGVQTPSLRKSLVTSVRAMSQAVYQDLAQVWAQQIHSPLTCEQRILLTQLRGPLCAQVQTLYSMATQAAYVFPAESWLVPATLPGPGDSALERETHPFPGQXITEPVSGSDKAKLGAP, via the exons atgggaaagggaaatgaagacGCCGATCTCCACTGCTCCTCCATCCAGTGCTCCACTGACCAGCCCCCTTTCCAGCAGATCTCCTTTACAGAAAAGGGCTCAGATGAGAAGAAACCATTCAAAGGAAAAGGCAAGACCGCCTTCTCCCATTCCAGTGAGAAGCACACACAAAGGCAAG CAGGATCAGAGCCCCATCCAAACAAGGAGAATTCTGAGGAAACCAAGCTCAAGGCCGGGAACAGCACTGCTGGATCAG AACCAGAGTCCAGCTCATACCGGGAAAActgcaggaaaacaaaaatcagttcCAAGGACAGCTGCCAAGACAGAGCAG GGAACTGTCCAGAAGAGGAGTGCAGCTTGACGTtgaat aaaaaatcaagatccTCCACCGCTGTGCACAACAGTGAAATCCAGGAGACCTGTGACGTCCACCATAGGGGACATTCCAGGGTTCGCACTGGGCGCAGCGAGCGGCATAGGTCTCGGGCCCTAGGAGTCCAAACACCGTCACTTCGAAAAAGCTTGGTGACCTCTGTGCGAGCTATGTCACAGGCTGTTTATCAAGACCTAGCCCAGGTGTGGGCACAGCAGATCCATTCTCCACTGACCTGTGAGCAGCGGATACTGCTCACTCAGCTCCGGGGGCCTCTGTGTGCCCAGGTGCAGACCTTGTATTCCATGGCCACCCAGGCAGCTTATGTCTTCCCTGCTGAGAGCTGGCTTGTCCCAGCCACACTGCCTGGTCCTGGGGATTCAGCCTTGGAGAGAGAAACCCATCCCTTCCCTGGGCAGTAGATAACTGAGCCTGTCAGTGGATCAGATAAGGCTAAGCTGGGAGCACCCTGA